TTGCGGCAATAGCCTTTGGTGTGGGAATTACCAGATATTGGAAAGATATATCTGGACCAAATGCAAAGATAGGCTTAATTCCCAGTCTTATTTCAACAATTGTTGAGATATTAACTCATAACCGATTTAATAAATGCGAAGTGAACAAACCCAGGTCGATTGCCCATCTTGGTGTTTTTTACGGATTTATTGGGCTGGCAATAACAACTGCTTTAGCCGTTTTCTATCTCTATATCCTGAAACAGGAATCCCCTTATCCATTACTCAGTCCAGTAAAGATAATTGGCAATATCAGTGCTCTAACATTGCTTATGGGAATTATATTGGTCATTAGTAATCGGTTGAAAAACAAGGAAAAGACAGGTTTGGGGTCTTACTTTGACTGGTCACTCATTGTTGTCATTGCCGTAGTTGTCCTGACCGGGATACTTTCACAACTTACGCGATGGGCAAATATAACCATCCTGGCTTATCCCATTTACTTTCTCCATTTAGTCAGTGTATTTTACCTATTTATCTATGCCCCATATTCTAAACTCGCTCATTTACTTTATCGGACAGCGGCTATGGTTTATGCAAAACAATGTCAACGGGAGGTGTAAAAATGCAGAAATTTGTCGCAGATTACGCTACATTTGAATCGTTACTGACTGTAGATTGGAATAAAACCATCAATTTTGCCCTTCAACGGATGAAAGAATTGAATCGAAGTTGTTTGTTTGTTGTTGACCGTGAAGGTAAAACTCTCGGGA
This is a stretch of genomic DNA from bacterium. It encodes these proteins:
- the qmoC gene encoding quinone-interacting membrane-bound oxidoreductase complex subunit QmoC, with translation MNLIKPDLKFIREIICAGGDSLKKCFQCATCSVTCKLSPDGKPFPRKEMIWAQWGLKDKLLADPDIWLCHQCSDCTVYCPRGAKPGEVMAAIRKSVITHYSFPKFLGKMVSQVKYVPLLIAFPVILLLAVLGISGHLNIPAGEIRFSEFMPTEYVDAIFIPVALFAAIAFGVGITRYWKDISGPNAKIGLIPSLISTIVEILTHNRFNKCEVNKPRSIAHLGVFYGFIGLAITTALAVFYLYILKQESPYPLLSPVKIIGNISALTLLMGIILVISNRLKNKEKTGLGSYFDWSLIVVIAVVVLTGILSQLTRWANITILAYPIYFLHLVSVFYLFIYAPYSKLAHLLYRTAAMVYAKQCQREV